The Arachis hypogaea cultivar Tifrunner chromosome 19, arahy.Tifrunner.gnm2.J5K5, whole genome shotgun sequence genome has a window encoding:
- the LOC112778266 gene encoding uncharacterized protein has translation MEIPDLDPAVHLHALKAGLQPRKFRETIAVTKPKTLEEFREMVAEQMEIEELHEAERTERKQPKREDDRATRSVNIKDSRKPFKLTPKFDNYTKFNTKREKIIKEILSAKIIKPPTRVGKYQDQGFVDKSKHCAFHQKYGHTTDECVIAKDLLERLARQGLLDKYIEGKKHKEGNKDREEHHQAPGTRSNNTPPKSIINCISRGFAGGGETTSARKQSYRAMLAIEGTTPQNNKSAPDFNITFSQEDICLTAPNLDDPVVISIQTGELLVRKVLLDPGSSVDVLFYSTFLKIKLSEKLMQPSSGELVGFSRERVPFKGYIWLKTMMGEGSLSQTIDMQYLVVDYPSPYNIILRRPTLNMFRAVVSTFHLCVKFQAQDGRIATLHSDHQQARQCYNASLKRLIVR, from the coding sequence ATGGAGATACCCGACCTGGATCCCGCTGTCCACCTGCATGCCCTGAAAGCCGGACTCCAACCCAGAAAATTTAGAGAAACAATCGCGGTAACTAAGCCAAAGACACTGGAAGAATTCCGAGAAATGGTAGCAGAACAGATGGAGATTGAAGAGCTCCACGAAGCCGAAAGAACAGAGAGAAAACAACCAAAGAGAGAGGATGACAGAGCCACAAGGTCGGTAAATATCAAAGACTCTAGAAAGCCCTTCAAACTAACCCCAAAATTTGACAACTACACAAAATTCAACACAAAGAGGGAAAAGATAATTAAAGAAATCCTCAGTGCTAAGATCATAAAACCACCTACAAGGGTAGGAAAGTATCAAGATCAGGGCTTTGTTGACAAAAGCAAACACTGCGCTTTCCATCAGAAGTATGGACATACAACTGATGAGTGTGTGATAGCTAAAGATCTACTAGAAAGACTGGCTCGGCAAGGCCTCCTCGACAAATACATCGAAGGGAAAAAGCATAAAGAAGGTAACAAGGACCGAGAAGAGCATCACCAAGCTCCAGGCACAAGGTCGAACAACACTCCACCCAAAAGCATCATAAACTGTATATCCAGAGGATTCGCTGGGGGAGGTGAGACAACTTCGGCGCGAAAACAAAGTTACCGCGCGATGTTGGCAATCGAAGGAACAACACCACAAAACAACAAAAGTGCGCCCGACTTCAATATCACTTTCAGCCAGGAAGATATATGCTTGACGGCACCAAACCTAGACGACCCAGTGGTAATTTCTATCCAAACAGGCGAATTACTGGTAAGAAAAGTACTTTTGGACCCAGGTAGCAGTGTAGATGTTCTTTTTTACTCTACTTTCCTAAAAATAAAACTATCTGAAAAACTCATGCAACCTTCATCTGGAGAACTGGTAGGGTTCTCCAGAGAAAGGGTCCCATTTAAAGGGTACATATGGTTAAAAACAATGATGGGAGAGGGCTCATTGTCACAAACCATTGATATGCAATACCTAGTAGTTGACTACCCAAGCCCTTACAATATCATTCTCAGAAGACCTACTCTGAACATGTTCAGGGCAGTAGTATCTACTTTTCATCTATGTGTTAAATTTCAGGCACAGGACGGCAGAATAGCTACACTCCACTCAGATCACCAACAAGCTCGGCAATGCTATAACGCAAGCCTGAAAAGGTTGATCGTAAGATAG